A single region of the Xenopus laevis strain J_2021 chromosome 4L, Xenopus_laevis_v10.1, whole genome shotgun sequence genome encodes:
- the rhoa.L gene encoding ras homolog family member A L homeolog isoform X1 produces MAAIRKKLVIVGDGACGKTCLLIVFSKDQFPEVYVPTVFENYVADIEVDGKQVELALWDTAGQEDYDRLRPLSYPDTDVILMCFSIDSPDSLENIPEKWTPEVKHFCPNVPIILVGNKKDLRNDEHTRRELTKMKQEPVKPEEGRDMANRISAYGYMECSAKTKDGVREVFELATRAALQARRGKKKTTCLLI; encoded by the exons ATGGCAGCCATTCGTAAGAAGCTCGTAATTGTTGGAGATGGTGCATGCGGGAAAACCTGCCTTCTGATTGTGTTCAGTAAAGACCAGTTTCCAGAAGTGTATGTCCCAACAGTTTTTGAGAACTATGTGGCAGACATAGAAGTGGATGGCAAGCAG GTTGAGTTGGCCCTATGGGATACAGCTGGTCAAGAAGATTATGACAGACTGCGACCTCTGTCCTATCCAGACACTGATGTTATATTAATGTGCTTTTCCATTGATAGCCCCGACAGTTTAG AAAACATACCTGAGAAATGGACCCCGGAGGTGAAACATTTCTGCCCCAATGTGCCCATTATTTTAGTTGGAAACAAGAAGGATCTGCGTAATGATGAACACACTCGTAGGGAGCTCACCAAAATGAAACAG GAGCCTGTGAAGCCCGAAGAAGGTCGTGACATGGCAAACCGTATCTCCGCCTACGGCTACATGGAATGCTCTGCAAAAACGAAAGATGGCGTGAGGGAAGTGTTTGAGCTGGCTACACGGGCAGCCCTGCAAGCTAGGCGTGGCAAGAAGAAAACCACGTGCCTTCTCATCTAA